One genomic segment of Nocardia spumae includes these proteins:
- a CDS encoding anthrone oxygenase family protein, with product MTATTASATTSTASGFATGSLIGATVTTGLLAGVFYAYASSVMLALRQLDDRTFVDVMNRINTVIVNPIFMLSFLGSVALTGLAAVLYWRTDQRTVLWWVLIALALNVISFLITSGGNVPLNNALADTSSGDFTALREQFEGSWVILNIVRALFNTAALGVLAWALRVSSRG from the coding sequence ATGACAGCGACCACCGCCTCCGCCACCACCTCGACCGCCTCCGGGTTCGCCACCGGCTCCCTGATCGGGGCGACCGTCACCACCGGCCTGCTGGCCGGCGTCTTCTACGCCTACGCCAGTTCGGTCATGCTCGCCCTGCGCCAGCTCGACGACCGCACCTTCGTCGATGTGATGAACCGGATCAACACCGTCATCGTCAATCCGATCTTCATGCTCAGCTTCCTCGGCTCGGTCGCACTCACCGGCCTCGCCGCCGTGCTGTATTGGCGCACCGATCAGCGCACCGTGCTCTGGTGGGTGCTGATCGCGCTGGCCCTGAATGTGATCAGCTTCCTCATCACCTCGGGCGGCAACGTACCGCTCAACAACGCCTTGGCCGACACGTCCTCGGGCGATTTCACCGCCCTGCGTGAGCAGTTCGAGGGATCGTGGGTAATCCTCAACATCGTGCGAGCCCTGTTCAACACCGCAGCCCTCGGTGTCCTCGCCTGGGCCCTGCGCGTCTCGAGCAGGGGGTGA